In Massilia violaceinigra, one DNA window encodes the following:
- a CDS encoding DUF3606 domain-containing protein, with protein MSDNPLEPNPQDYDRINVNVEAELVYWTGQFGVTRARLAEAIEQVGPRVVDLQKFLGIPVVGTD; from the coding sequence ATGTCAGACAATCCGCTCGAACCGAATCCCCAGGACTACGACCGCATCAACGTCAATGTGGAGGCGGAGCTGGTCTACTGGACCGGCCAGTTCGGCGTCACCCGCGCGCGCCTGGCCGAAGCCATTGAACAAGTCGGCCCGCGCGTGGTCGACTTGCAGAAATTCCTGGGCATACCGGTCGTCGGCACCGACTGA
- a CDS encoding DUF2569 domain-containing protein, with translation MSELKKDLEGLNGWLLMVGIGVLFTPLRMLFQLPELYVNLFGSAHWVAMTTPGTGAYHSAWKPLIFTEVAFNCGMLLTSFVLVYLFFSKKRGFPMLFIVLHVAGILFMVCESMIVHLILPAEPLFDPATSTDLVRSLLMALIWVPYMLVSERVEQTFVE, from the coding sequence GTGAGCGAACTGAAGAAAGACCTGGAAGGCTTGAATGGCTGGCTGCTGATGGTGGGAATCGGCGTGCTGTTCACGCCGCTACGCATGCTGTTTCAATTACCGGAACTGTATGTGAATTTGTTCGGCAGCGCCCACTGGGTCGCCATGACCACGCCCGGCACGGGCGCCTACCATTCGGCGTGGAAGCCGCTGATTTTCACGGAAGTGGCGTTCAACTGCGGCATGCTCCTGACATCCTTCGTGCTGGTCTACCTGTTTTTCTCCAAGAAACGTGGCTTCCCGATGCTATTCATCGTGCTGCATGTGGCCGGAATCCTGTTCATGGTGTGCGAGAGCATGATCGTTCACCTGATCTTGCCCGCTGAGCCGCTGTTCGACCCGGCTACCAGTACCGATCTGGTGCGCTCGCTGCTCATGGCGCTGATCTGGGTGCCGTACATGCTGGTGTCGGAGCGGGTGGAACAGACGTTTGTGGAATGA
- a CDS encoding cupin domain-containing protein, translated as MPLCDLTSLAKALPRAWQSTILGRVGPARVKLLRMDEMAYGEEVHDYNEALLVISGRMMLEVAGQPVTVEAGHLYLVEAGVAHTVLAGSHGSLVIIDVAPEPLTACLP; from the coding sequence ATGCCGCTATGCGATCTCACCAGCCTTGCCAAGGCGCTGCCGCGCGCGTGGCAGTCCACCATCCTGGGCCGGGTCGGCCCCGCCCGCGTCAAGCTGCTCCGCATGGACGAGATGGCGTACGGCGAGGAAGTGCACGACTATAACGAGGCGCTGCTGGTCATATCCGGGCGGATGATGCTGGAGGTGGCTGGCCAGCCGGTGACGGTGGAAGCCGGTCATCTGTACCTGGTCGAGGCGGGCGTCGCACACACGGTGCTGGCAGGCAGCCACGGCAGCCTGGTGATTATCGACGTTGCGCCGGAGCCGCTCACCGCTTGCTTGCCGTGA
- a CDS encoding lysozyme inhibitor LprI family protein, with product MSGDAALDDCAMRTLDGIVRAALIASALLAVQARAAEPVRLFDAAEECSEFSQAGMRECLAKKAIDSAASLKKAEARAADAISRWDEDANYIKAAQAKLRESGAAFARYRQAQCAFATSLAGGGAGNSHEISRLACVADMNAQRAMELFRETDTLAPK from the coding sequence TTGTCTGGCGACGCGGCCCTGGACGACTGCGCCATGCGCACCCTGGACGGGATCGTCCGGGCGGCGCTAATCGCATCGGCACTGCTCGCCGTGCAGGCCCGGGCAGCCGAGCCGGTGCGCCTATTCGATGCGGCCGAGGAATGCAGCGAATTTTCCCAGGCCGGCATGCGCGAGTGCCTGGCCAAAAAGGCCATCGACAGCGCGGCATCGCTGAAAAAGGCCGAGGCCAGGGCCGCTGACGCCATTTCCAGGTGGGACGAAGACGCCAACTACATCAAGGCGGCCCAGGCAAAGCTGCGGGAATCCGGCGCCGCCTTTGCCCGTTATCGCCAGGCGCAGTGCGCCTTCGCCACCTCGCTCGCGGGCGGCGGCGCCGGCAATTCGCACGAGATCAGCCGGCTTGCCTGTGTGGCCGACATGAATGCGCAGCGCGCGATGGAACTGTTCCGCGAAACGGACACCCTGGCGCCGAAATAA
- a CDS encoding 50S ribosome-binding protein YggL has product MSRAAHRLNRRQRKKKHVGEFQEFCFAVDARYRSEPDRPALYPMMDAFIDVAIEGQGLVFGGGGTEAFHGIVSLGVKYAPLGEHHRASVGAWLENQALLENVVVGPLVDAWTDSA; this is encoded by the coding sequence ATGAGTCGTGCAGCACACCGCTTGAACCGACGGCAAAGGAAGAAAAAGCATGTTGGCGAGTTTCAGGAGTTCTGCTTCGCTGTCGACGCCCGCTATCGCAGCGAGCCAGACCGGCCCGCGCTCTACCCAATGATGGACGCGTTCATCGACGTTGCGATCGAGGGGCAGGGCTTGGTGTTCGGCGGAGGTGGCACCGAGGCCTTTCACGGTATCGTGTCCTTGGGCGTGAAGTACGCACCGCTCGGCGAGCACCATCGCGCGTCGGTCGGCGCCTGGCTGGAGAATCAAGCGTTGCTCGAAAATGTCGTCGTTGGGCCGCTGGTCGATGCCTGGACTGATTCCGCCTGA
- a CDS encoding DUF4349 domain-containing protein yields MMDLNPVTRAAGCLTLLALMAACSKKETMESAQVAAVAPLAESAAAPAAAPPPLPELRARRQAGNEVAPAASAKALTTASAGEQMAGGASTYIDNNERKFIRTASAHFRVKDVYVAALGIEDTVAGHGGFVVKNDISTESTNTQRHPGGDGKLIELSEYTVQAHLIVRVPSAKTQEFLRAIAGHVVFLDARKYAAHDAQFDVLRQQLQAMRDQETQGELGDAVRDGGKLVQKTDAIAMRSDVKATRDAALLAKKEFEDRVAFSTIDLTLLQPSRVLQSERVDVDSVYRQYRPGFASQLRDQLRGGWEGLLTFFLALAGLWPLLLIAAASSMVLRRFLRRQKKAVAPE; encoded by the coding sequence ATGATGGACCTGAACCCCGTAACGCGCGCCGCCGGCTGCCTCACCCTGCTTGCCTTGATGGCGGCATGCTCGAAAAAAGAAACGATGGAATCGGCGCAAGTCGCTGCCGTCGCCCCGCTGGCCGAGAGTGCCGCAGCGCCGGCTGCCGCGCCGCCACCGCTGCCAGAGCTACGCGCGCGCAGACAGGCGGGAAATGAGGTGGCGCCAGCAGCCTCTGCCAAGGCCCTGACCACGGCAAGCGCCGGCGAGCAAATGGCCGGGGGCGCATCCACCTACATCGACAACAACGAGCGCAAGTTCATCCGTACGGCGAGCGCGCACTTTCGCGTCAAGGATGTGTATGTGGCCGCACTGGGGATCGAAGACACCGTGGCCGGCCATGGCGGTTTCGTGGTCAAGAACGATATCAGTACCGAAAGCACGAATACGCAGCGCCATCCGGGCGGCGACGGCAAGTTGATCGAGCTGAGCGAATACACCGTGCAAGCGCATTTGATCGTGCGCGTGCCCAGTGCCAAGACCCAGGAATTCCTGCGCGCGATTGCCGGTCATGTGGTGTTTCTGGATGCGCGCAAATACGCCGCCCACGACGCGCAATTCGACGTGCTGCGCCAGCAACTGCAAGCCATGCGCGACCAGGAAACCCAGGGCGAACTGGGCGACGCGGTGCGGGATGGCGGCAAGCTGGTACAAAAGACGGACGCGATTGCCATGCGCAGCGACGTCAAGGCCACGCGCGATGCCGCCCTGCTCGCGAAAAAGGAATTCGAGGACCGGGTCGCGTTCAGCACCATCGACCTGACACTGCTCCAGCCATCGCGCGTGCTGCAAAGCGAGCGCGTGGATGTGGACAGTGTGTACCGCCAGTACCGTCCCGGCTTTGCCAGCCAGCTGCGCGATCAGTTGCGCGGCGGCTGGGAAGGCTTGTTGACATTTTTCCTGGCGCTGGCCGGACTGTGGCCGCTATTGCTGATCGCCGCCGCAAGCAGCATGGTGCTGCGGCGCTTCCTGCGGCGTCAGAAAAAGGCCGTCGCGCCGGAGTAA
- the msrA gene encoding peptide-methionine (S)-S-oxide reductase MsrA: MKSEQAILAGGCFWGMQDLIRKMPGVTSTRVGYSGGDVPNATYRNHGTHAEAIEIVFDPDVMSYRQLLEFFFQIHDPSTVNRQGNDTGMSYRSAIFFTSDAQKATALDTIADVDASGMWPGTVVTELAPAGPFWEAEPEHQDYLVRNPSGYTCHFIRKDWRLPRRDQNVA, encoded by the coding sequence ATGAAATCAGAACAAGCAATCCTGGCCGGCGGATGTTTTTGGGGCATGCAAGACTTGATCCGCAAAATGCCCGGCGTGACGTCCACCCGCGTCGGTTACTCGGGCGGCGACGTGCCCAACGCCACCTACCGCAACCACGGAACGCACGCGGAAGCGATCGAGATCGTGTTCGACCCTGACGTGATGAGTTACCGCCAGTTGCTGGAATTTTTCTTCCAGATCCACGACCCGTCCACGGTCAATCGCCAGGGCAACGATACCGGCATGAGTTATCGCTCGGCCATTTTCTTCACCAGCGACGCGCAGAAGGCGACCGCGCTCGACACCATCGCCGACGTCGATGCCTCCGGCATGTGGCCCGGGACAGTGGTCACCGAGCTGGCGCCGGCGGGGCCGTTCTGGGAAGCCGAACCTGAGCATCAGGACTATCTGGTGCGCAATCCGTCCGGCTACACCTGCCACTTCATCCGCAAGGACTGGCGCCTGCCGCGGCGCGACCAGAACGTCGCCTGA
- the serS gene encoding serine--tRNA ligase, giving the protein MIDIQLLRKDIDNVAARLATRKFQLDVAAFNALEAERKAIQTRTEDLQSKRNSLSKQIGMLKGKGEDTSAVMADVAGLGDELKANETSLGDVQAKLAAFMEAVPNLPHAGVPVGADESGNVEVRKVGTPPAFDFEVRDHVDVGSALGLDFDVATKLTGSRFSVMKGGIARLHRALAQYMLNTHTGEHGYTECYTPYMVNADSLRGTGQLPKFEADLFSVKKGGAEGEGETFYLIPTSEVSLTNIVRDEIVALDQLPIKMTAHTPCFRSEAGSYGRDTRGMIRQHQFDKVELVQVVHPDTSYDVLEEMVGHAEAILKGLGLPYRVMSLCTGDMGFSATKTYDLEVWLPAQNTYREISSLSNCEAFQARRMQARFRNAAGKPELLHTLNGSGLAVGRTLVAVLENYQQADGSVAIPDVLLPYMGGLTHLTP; this is encoded by the coding sequence ATGATAGACATTCAACTTCTCCGTAAAGATATCGACAACGTCGCGGCCCGCCTCGCGACGCGCAAGTTCCAGCTCGACGTGGCCGCCTTTAACGCCCTCGAAGCCGAACGCAAGGCGATTCAAACGCGTACCGAAGACCTGCAAAGCAAGCGTAACTCGCTGTCGAAGCAGATCGGCATGCTCAAGGGCAAGGGCGAAGATACGTCGGCCGTGATGGCGGACGTCGCCGGCCTGGGTGACGAGCTCAAGGCCAACGAAACGTCGCTGGGCGACGTGCAGGCGAAACTGGCCGCGTTCATGGAAGCGGTGCCGAACCTGCCGCACGCCGGCGTGCCGGTTGGAGCGGATGAAAGCGGCAATGTCGAAGTGCGCAAGGTGGGCACACCGCCCGCGTTCGACTTTGAGGTGCGCGACCATGTGGACGTGGGCAGTGCGCTGGGGCTCGATTTCGACGTCGCCACCAAGCTGACCGGCTCGCGCTTCTCGGTAATGAAGGGCGGCATCGCGCGCCTGCACCGCGCCCTGGCCCAGTACATGCTCAACACCCACACGGGCGAGCATGGCTACACCGAATGCTACACGCCGTACATGGTCAACGCCGATTCGCTGCGCGGCACCGGCCAGTTGCCCAAGTTTGAAGCCGATCTGTTTTCGGTGAAAAAAGGTGGCGCGGAAGGCGAGGGCGAGACCTTCTACCTGATCCCGACGTCGGAAGTATCGCTGACCAACATCGTGCGCGACGAGATCGTGGCCCTCGATCAGCTGCCGATCAAGATGACGGCCCACACGCCGTGCTTCCGTTCGGAAGCGGGCAGCTACGGGCGCGACACGCGCGGCATGATTCGCCAGCATCAGTTCGACAAGGTGGAGTTGGTGCAGGTGGTGCATCCGGACACCTCGTACGACGTGCTGGAAGAGATGGTCGGCCACGCCGAAGCCATCCTGAAGGGGCTTGGCCTGCCGTACCGCGTGATGTCGCTGTGCACCGGCGACATGGGTTTTAGCGCGACCAAGACGTACGACCTGGAAGTGTGGCTGCCGGCGCAGAACACGTACCGCGAGATTTCGTCGCTGTCGAACTGCGAGGCCTTCCAGGCGCGCCGCATGCAAGCGCGCTTCCGCAACGCGGCCGGCAAGCCGGAACTGCTGCACACGCTCAACGGTTCCGGCCTGGCGGTGGGACGCACCTTGGTGGCGGTACTGGAGAACTATCAGCAGGCCGATGGCAGCGTGGCGATTCCGGACGTGCTGCTTCCGTATATGGGCGGGCTGACCCATTTGACACCCTGA
- a CDS encoding DUF3053 family protein, which translates to MSFSQRALMWAVGGVLALGIAGCSAEPKERAAFIAFLQTRIVDKPGVHVPSLTPKVEKSFGDYSKHYAVITDYNKSMDAKVQQPLRDMMVKNMPNTMPDLMARRADVVALRKTSAQLRAVIDAEQAAAATRRTALKQPDDLKPVYDKAYARTVSDPGNNFKEFLVVMEGMLTSAEKLADFLDAHKDQIKFSAIMAQIDDQKVLDDANVLMKELSAKNAEVARAQRKLASMISGR; encoded by the coding sequence ATGAGCTTTTCACAACGCGCCCTGATGTGGGCCGTGGGCGGCGTTCTAGCCCTGGGCATCGCCGGCTGCAGTGCCGAGCCCAAGGAGCGTGCGGCGTTCATCGCGTTCCTGCAAACGCGCATTGTCGATAAGCCCGGGGTCCATGTACCCAGCCTGACCCCCAAAGTAGAAAAGTCGTTCGGCGATTACAGCAAGCATTATGCTGTGATTACCGACTACAACAAATCGATGGATGCGAAGGTCCAGCAACCCCTGCGCGATATGATGGTCAAGAACATGCCGAACACCATGCCCGATCTGATGGCGCGCCGGGCCGACGTGGTCGCCTTGCGCAAGACCAGTGCGCAACTGCGTGCGGTGATTGACGCCGAACAGGCGGCGGCCGCCACCAGGCGCACCGCGCTCAAGCAGCCGGACGACTTGAAACCGGTCTACGACAAGGCGTATGCCCGTACGGTCAGCGATCCGGGAAACAACTTCAAGGAATTTCTCGTGGTGATGGAGGGCATGCTGACCAGTGCCGAAAAATTGGCCGATTTTCTCGATGCTCACAAAGACCAAATCAAGTTCTCCGCGATCATGGCCCAGATCGACGATCAGAAAGTCCTCGATGATGCCAATGTGCTCATGAAAGAGCTCAGCGCCAAGAACGCCGAGGTAGCGCGGGCACAGCGCAAGCTGGCCAGCATGATCTCCGGACGGTAA
- a CDS encoding replication-associated recombination protein A, translating to MDDLFKTEPAAPLAEALRPATIDEVIGQSHLLGEGKPLRLVFKSGKPHSMILWGPPGVGKTTLARLTANAFGCEFIALSAVLSGVKDIRAAIEQAEHHLATGKHTILFIDEIHRFNKSQQDALLPFVESGLVTLIGATTENPSFEVNSALLSRSQVYVLKALTDAELLQLLKRAQEKVLGHLTFDEVAIATLIGYADGDARRFLNLLEQTKTSAETSSLTHITGEFVDNALTLNSRRFDKGGDNFYDQISALHKSVRGSHPDAALYWLCRMLDGGADPQYLLRRIVRMAWEDIGIADPRAIQIANDAAATYERLGSPEGELALGQAVIYLAIAAKSNAGYNAYNRAVAFVKKDKSREVPVHLRNAPTKLMKELGYGHEYRYAHDEPNAYAAGETYLPDGMVEPRWYEPVPRGIEAKIAEKLAWLRGLDEDAGN from the coding sequence ATGGACGATTTGTTCAAGACCGAACCTGCCGCGCCCCTCGCCGAAGCGCTGCGTCCGGCAACGATTGACGAGGTCATCGGCCAGAGCCATTTGCTGGGCGAGGGCAAGCCCCTGCGCCTCGTATTCAAATCGGGCAAACCGCATTCGATGATCCTGTGGGGCCCGCCCGGGGTCGGCAAGACGACCCTGGCGCGCCTGACGGCGAACGCCTTCGGCTGCGAATTCATCGCCTTGTCGGCCGTTTTGTCGGGCGTGAAGGATATCCGCGCCGCCATCGAACAGGCCGAGCATCACCTGGCAACGGGCAAGCACACGATCCTGTTCATCGACGAGATTCACCGCTTTAACAAGTCGCAGCAGGATGCCTTGCTGCCGTTCGTCGAGTCGGGCCTGGTGACCCTGATCGGCGCGACCACTGAAAATCCCTCGTTCGAGGTCAATTCGGCGCTGCTGTCGCGCTCGCAGGTATATGTGCTCAAGGCGCTGACCGACGCCGAGCTGCTGCAACTGCTCAAGCGCGCCCAGGAGAAGGTGCTCGGCCACCTGACGTTCGACGAGGTCGCCATCGCCACGCTGATCGGTTATGCCGATGGCGATGCGCGCCGCTTTCTCAACCTGCTCGAACAGACCAAGACCTCGGCCGAAACATCTAGCCTCACGCACATCACCGGCGAATTCGTCGACAATGCGCTGACCCTCAATTCGCGCCGTTTCGACAAGGGCGGGGACAATTTCTACGACCAGATTTCGGCACTGCATAAATCGGTGCGCGGATCGCACCCGGACGCGGCGCTGTACTGGCTGTGCCGCATGCTCGACGGCGGCGCCGATCCGCAATACCTGCTGCGCCGCATCGTGCGCATGGCGTGGGAAGATATCGGCATTGCCGACCCGCGCGCGATCCAGATCGCCAACGATGCCGCCGCCACCTACGAACGGCTCGGCTCGCCGGAAGGCGAACTGGCGCTGGGGCAGGCGGTCATCTACCTGGCCATCGCGGCCAAGAGCAATGCCGGCTACAACGCGTACAACCGTGCCGTGGCGTTCGTCAAGAAGGACAAGTCGCGCGAGGTGCCGGTGCACCTGCGCAACGCCCCGACCAAGCTGATGAAGGAACTCGGCTACGGCCACGAGTACCGCTACGCGCATGACGAGCCGAACGCGTATGCGGCCGGCGAAACCTATCTGCCGGACGGCATGGTCGAGCCACGCTGGTACGAGCCGGTGCCGCGCGGGATCGAAGCCAAGATCGCCGAGAAGCTGGCCTGGCTGCGCGGGCTCGACGAGGACGCTGGCAACTGA
- a CDS encoding DUF6463 family protein has protein sequence MKHWISRWLLGVAFLHTVFAFVVMGPVMLSMLDKGLFNSAKSMTEGATTWFFLFGILLALFAIPVHALEKAGVALPKSIGWGLIGMAVLGVVLMPDSGFWLVFPPAIAILMRKSGVQANAGAVHGVGAA, from the coding sequence ATGAAACATTGGATCAGCCGTTGGTTGCTAGGGGTTGCATTTCTTCACACCGTGTTTGCTTTCGTTGTCATGGGGCCGGTCATGCTGTCGATGCTGGACAAGGGCTTGTTTAATTCAGCCAAGAGCATGACCGAGGGCGCGACTACCTGGTTCTTCCTGTTCGGCATTCTGCTGGCCTTGTTTGCGATCCCGGTGCATGCGCTCGAGAAAGCCGGCGTCGCACTGCCCAAGTCGATCGGCTGGGGCTTGATCGGGATGGCCGTGCTGGGTGTGGTGCTGATGCCGGACTCGGGCTTCTGGCTGGTGTTTCCGCCAGCGATAGCCATCTTGATGCGCAAGAGCGGCGTGCAGGCGAACGCAGGCGCCGTGCATGGCGTCGGCGCTGCTTGA
- a CDS encoding energy transducer TonB: protein MAPALAQTRAPSATADRLPSACTRPDWPPEARRYDLEGTTVLAYRIREWRIADVKVRKSSGWPILDAAAARTLQACKLKADPARPRESAVRSVDYVWATAGGPSARPQLHPGSCAASPLFSSFVPLDRTPTARDGVLVRFLTNGRGEPFNIRLEGRVTDTALAEHIRHYVQTCRFVAANAPGPKTDAVYGRVLLATPPPPNKSDMHIWQY, encoded by the coding sequence TTGGCTCCCGCTCTGGCGCAGACCAGGGCGCCGTCTGCCACGGCCGACCGGCTGCCGTCGGCCTGCACCCGGCCCGACTGGCCTCCCGAGGCCAGGCGCTACGATCTGGAGGGCACGACCGTGCTCGCCTACCGGATCAGGGAGTGGCGCATCGCCGATGTGAAGGTGCGCAAGAGCAGCGGCTGGCCGATCCTCGATGCCGCCGCAGCGCGCACTTTGCAGGCATGTAAGCTGAAGGCCGATCCCGCCCGGCCGCGCGAGAGCGCGGTGCGGTCGGTCGACTACGTGTGGGCAACGGCCGGCGGACCGTCGGCGCGCCCGCAACTCCATCCCGGCAGCTGTGCGGCATCGCCGCTGTTCAGTAGCTTCGTGCCGCTCGACAGGACGCCGACCGCGCGCGACGGCGTGCTGGTGCGCTTCCTCACCAATGGCCGGGGCGAGCCGTTTAACATCCGCCTCGAAGGGCGCGTCACCGATACCGCGCTGGCAGAACACATCAGGCACTACGTGCAAACCTGCCGTTTCGTCGCCGCCAACGCTCCGGGACCGAAGACCGATGCCGTGTATGGACGCGTGCTGCTGGCAACTCCCCCCCCGCCGAATAAATCGGACATGCATATCTGGCAATATTGA
- the lolA gene encoding outer membrane lipoprotein chaperone LolA codes for MRFLLTKTTAVLALSLACAGMAHATALDQFKTFVSGTKAARGEFTQRQVKKADAGKVAAPSSGTFVFARPGKFIWTYVKPYEQLLQADGEQLYIYDKDLNQVTTRKLGDALGSSPAAILFGSNDLEKNFTLSEAGTRDGLEWLNALPKGKDSQFEQISIGLRNGTPEAMELRDAFGQTSVLAFKKFEKNPPLTATQFKFVIPKGADVVNN; via the coding sequence ATGCGATTTCTACTGACTAAAACGACCGCCGTGCTGGCACTGAGCCTGGCCTGCGCCGGCATGGCCCACGCTACCGCCCTCGATCAATTCAAAACCTTCGTCTCCGGCACCAAGGCTGCGCGCGGCGAGTTCACCCAGCGCCAGGTCAAGAAGGCCGATGCGGGCAAGGTGGCGGCGCCATCGTCGGGCACCTTCGTGTTCGCCCGTCCGGGCAAGTTCATCTGGACCTACGTGAAGCCGTACGAGCAACTGCTGCAGGCCGATGGCGAGCAGCTGTATATCTACGACAAGGACCTGAACCAGGTCACGACCAGGAAGCTGGGCGACGCGCTCGGTTCCTCGCCCGCCGCCATCCTGTTCGGCAGCAACGACCTGGAAAAGAATTTCACCCTGAGCGAAGCGGGCACGCGCGACGGCCTGGAGTGGCTCAACGCCTTGCCCAAGGGCAAGGATTCACAGTTCGAGCAGATCAGCATCGGCCTGCGCAACGGCACGCCGGAAGCGATGGAGCTGCGTGATGCCTTCGGCCAGACTTCGGTGCTCGCGTTCAAGAAGTTCGAGAAAAACCCGCCATTGACGGCGACCCAGTTCAAATTCGTCATTCCGAAAGGCGCCGACGTCGTCAATAACTGA